The following are encoded in a window of Vibrio sp. SCSIO 43136 genomic DNA:
- a CDS encoding NAD(P)H-dependent oxidoreductase, whose product MSKKRVLVLYAHPSQHRSEVNAPLFKAAQKSEGVTCVDLYQEYPSYGINIDREQQRLIDHDVIIFQFPLYWYSTPAILKEWQDLVLEYGFAYGNGGEALNGKTFLCVLSAGGKAEAYHADGYNHFTIRQLLQPLEQMASLTGMNYLPPFALFGARTALEEKRIESHAARYGELLSWLVDDKIDIAQASSAEKLNYYLDKVNKESNV is encoded by the coding sequence ATGAGTAAAAAACGTGTCTTGGTGCTATATGCCCATCCATCACAGCATCGTTCAGAAGTTAACGCACCGCTATTTAAAGCCGCTCAGAAATCAGAAGGAGTGACTTGTGTCGACCTATATCAAGAGTACCCAAGCTATGGAATCAATATCGATAGGGAACAACAACGCTTAATCGACCACGATGTGATCATTTTCCAGTTTCCTCTCTATTGGTACTCCACTCCAGCTATACTCAAAGAGTGGCAAGACTTGGTACTGGAGTATGGATTTGCCTATGGCAATGGTGGTGAGGCACTGAACGGCAAAACCTTCTTGTGTGTCCTTTCTGCCGGCGGCAAAGCTGAAGCCTACCATGCTGATGGCTATAACCATTTCACCATTCGCCAATTGCTACAACCGCTTGAACAAATGGCCTCACTCACGGGCATGAACTACCTTCCACCATTTGCTCTGTTTGGTGCACGTACCGCTTTAGAAGAAAAGCGAATCGAGTCTCATGCAGCTCGCTATGGAGAGCTTCTTAGTTGGCTTGTAGACGATAAGATAGACATTGCACAAGCAAGTAGTGCTGAAAAGCTTAATTACTACTTAGACAAAGTAAATAAGGAGTCGAATGTATGA
- a CDS encoding MAPEG family protein: protein MITPVYAALLALVFMYLSNRTFTLRRKEKIAVGTGESKELLRASRVHGNFAEYVPLTLILLYMLEQNGGNALFLHIAGALLLIGRIIHAYGVSQVKEQLRFRITGMLATLLSLGGSALYILALSLTS from the coding sequence ATGATCACCCCAGTTTACGCCGCATTGCTGGCGCTAGTCTTCATGTACCTAAGCAATCGTACTTTCACCTTACGCAGAAAAGAGAAAATCGCCGTAGGGACAGGAGAGAGTAAAGAACTGCTGCGTGCCAGCCGTGTTCATGGCAATTTCGCCGAGTATGTGCCTTTAACCCTCATATTGCTCTACATGCTTGAGCAAAATGGAGGCAATGCCCTCTTCCTTCATATTGCTGGAGCACTGCTACTAATCGGCCGCATCATTCACGCTTATGGGGTATCACAAGTTAAAGAGCAGTTGCGCTTTCGTATCACGGGGATGTTAGCCACACTACTGAGTTTAGGGGGGAGTGCGTTGTATATATTGGCGCTGTCACTCACTAGCTAA